From a region of the Mercurialis annua linkage group LG1-X, ddMerAnnu1.2, whole genome shotgun sequence genome:
- the LOC126665364 gene encoding non-specific lipid-transfer protein 1-like, translating to MAGVKIVSLFVVCMVIAPMVTEAITCGQISSSLAPCVNYLRSGGPVPPACCNGVRSINSAAKTTPDRQAACNCLKKAAGGIPGINQNLAGGLPGKCGVNIPYKISMSTNCASVK from the exons ATGGCCGGTGTTAAGATTGTTAGCCTTTTTGTGGTTTGCATGGTGATCGCCCCAATGGTTACGGAAGCCATAACTTGCGGTCAGATTAGCAGCTCGTTGGCTCCATGTGTGAACTACCTTAGGTCAGGGGGACCTGTCCCACCAGCATGCTGCAATGGGGTTAGATCCATCAACAGCGCTGCTAAAACCACACCTGACCGTCAAGCTGCATGCAACTGCTTGAAAAAAGCCGCCGGTGGCATTCCCGGGATCAACCAGAATTTGGCCGGCGGTCTCCCTGGAAAATGCGGTGTTAACATTCCCTACAAGATCAGCATGTCCACCAACTGCGCTAG TGTTAAGTGA
- the LOC126683499 gene encoding non-specific lipid-transfer protein 1-like, whose product MAENKSETEMGKRRKKIALASGYSALLIRALQGSQRISFDCCRWLYNIISASKTTSDQQTACSCFKRLMTLVPLFNVDRAESLPESCGFYLPYKISPATKCDSVSERKMYNDNLLALRAE is encoded by the exons atggcggaaaataaaagtgaaacggAAATGGGGAAGAGAAGGAAGAAGATCGCTC TTGCGAGTGGTTATTCCGCGTTATTAATCCGTGCGTTGCAAGGATCCCAGCGCATCTCATTTGATTGCTGCCGATGGTTGTATAACATCATCAGTGCTTCTAAAACCACATCTGACCAACAAACTGCATGCTCATGCTTTAAAAGGCTTATGACTCTAGTTCCTCTGTTCAATGTAGACCGGGCTGAGTCTCTACCTGAGTCTTGCGGTTTTTACCTTCCTTACAAAATCAGCCCCGCCACCAAATGCGACAG CGTAAGTGAAAGGAAAATGTATAACGACAACTTATTGGCACTGCGAGCAGAGTAA
- the LOC126677203 gene encoding non-specific lipid-transfer protein 1-like, giving the protein MAGVKLVSLFMVCMVIAPMVTEAISCGQISGALAPCMNYLKGQGSLPAACCSGVKSINSAAQTTPDRQAACNCLKNAAGGIPGINQNLAGGLPGACGVSIPYKISMSTNCASVK; this is encoded by the exons ATGGCAGGAGTTAAGTTGGTCAGCCTTTTCATGGTCTGCATGGTGATTGCACCAATGGTTACCGAAGCCATATCCTGCGGTCAGATAAGTGGGGCGCTGGCTCCATGCATGAACTACCTGAAGGGACAAGGAAGCCTCCCAGCAGCATGCTGCAGTGGGGTTAAATCCATCAACAGCGCTGCTCAAACCACACCTGACCGCCAAGCTGCATGCAACTGCTTGAAAAACGCCGCCGGTGGCATTCCCGGGATCAACCAGAATCTGGCCGGCGGTCTCCCTGGAGCTTGCGGTGTTAGCATTCCCTACAAGATCAGCATGTCCACCAACTGCGCTAG CGTCAAGTGA
- the LOC126665973 gene encoding non-specific lipid-transfer protein 1-like, which yields MANAKLVCVFMFCMVIAPMVTEAQTCNQIINSFGSCFSYITRQGFPYPSFDCCLAMRSISNCNHKAACNCLKGFIVSFRGIDFNLAESLPRLCGVNLPYKISPSASCDILSEEKMFNSLLALREE from the exons ATGGCAAATGCTAAGTTGGTTTGCGTTTTTATGTTTTGCATGGTCATCGCCCCAATGGTTACCGAAGCCCAAACGTGCAATCAGATAATCAATTCTTTTGGTAGTTGCTTTAGCTACATAACGAGACAAGGATTCCCCTACCCCTCATTCGACTGTTGCTTAGCAATGAGATCCATCAGCAACTGTAATCACAAAGCTGCATGCAACTGCTTAAAAGGCTTTATCGTTTCATTTCGTGGAATCGACTTCAACCTGGCTGAGTCGCTCCCTCGATTATGCGGAGTTAACCTCCCTTACAAAATCAGCCCCTCCGCCAGTTGCGACAT CCTCAGTGAAGAGAAAATGTTTAACAGTTTATTGGCGCTGCGAGAAGAGTAA